From a region of the Impatiens glandulifera chromosome 4, dImpGla2.1, whole genome shotgun sequence genome:
- the LOC124936688 gene encoding protein STICHEL-like 4 has product MSLRRELAVLQRSRSMRDPSNSPPSWGSTFVLDRHLRRGHANDSMWENGRPSMGIEQQMGINGINGHDGGQEWSRVKRDIPNLRNLGTIQDNDVMLHRSILANSGQNDKKMKQKGRDEQDHHHHIRTLSEQLSEVSFHGQYPGPKRTKRRKRIKSTRKTRTARVSHDIASENETTMSSNSFGHSLEENVNRSPSSGCGIPWNWSRIHERGKTFLSCGLSDSKSKKSGPAADWMHDYSGELGLFADNLLKSDESVYETRRHQNLTQKYTPRTFRDLIGQNLAVQALSNAVAKQKVGFLYVFYGPRGTGKSSSARIFARALNCSSVDRTKPCSICDPCVAYDSGKSQNIREVGPVSNFDFESIMDDVSHLQVFIFDNCDTLSTNYWSAISKVIDRAPRKMVFILVCSSLDVLPNVTVSRCQKYFFPKLKDTDIMYALQRISYKEHLDIDKDALKLIASRSDGSLRDAKMTLEQLSLVGMKISVPLVQQLVGLISDEKLVDLLDLALSADTTNTVKTLREIMESGGEPLAFMSQLATVITDILAGSHDFIKEKPGRRFFRHQTLSKDDMETLCQALKTLSEAEKQLRVSNDRLTWLTAALLQLAPDQQYMLPPSSSADASFRHMSEKERPRKSDVERRRLSTKNLGTESLRSPNPNEIYYNTRIKDNNGSYGRRHSVSEVAAQRVNHRQLSDTLNEEIWLKVIDKIQINSIKEFMHQEGKLVSLSFDSVPTAQLMFSSQHTKSKAEMYRSYILQAFESIFDSQVLLQIVSPLPKESGDMTNTPIVLPYSKNASSLLNTTGGPQHDNSKEITRCNSKGKRSMKGRDGSIRVRRSSGSGSFEKNRDNNEIVEIASRIKEHISFTSNAEDINEQNQSQSIVGSKMSLADVLQQVEGSRGRRINGWSKRKADSIAVRLEQQNLELEPRSRNFLCLKESTVVTRRKFSRCKIRTKKHRQTLMKFVSCGECYNDNSSR; this is encoded by the exons ATGTCACTCAGACGGGAGCTTGCTGTTCTTCAGAGATCTCGATCTATGAGAGATCCTTCCAATAGTCCACCTTCATGGGGTTCCACATTTGTGCTTGATCGGCATCTTAGAAGGGGCCATGCAAATGATTCAATGTGGGAAAATGGCCGACCTTCTATGGGAATTGAACAGCAAATGGGCATTAATGGCATTAATGGACATGATGGGGGTCAGGAATGGTCAAGAGTCAAAAGAGATATACCAAATCTAAGAAATTTGGGTACCATTCAAGACAATGATGTTATGCTTCATAGGTCCATTCTTGCAAACTCAGGACAAAATGATAAGAAAATGAAACAGAAGGGAAGGGATGAacaagatcatcatcatcacatTAGGACTCTATCTGAGCAACTCAGTGAAGTCAGCTTCCATGGGCAGTATCCAGGCCCAAAGAGAACAAAAAGGCGAAAAAGGATTAAGAGCACACGAAAAACCCGAACAGCTAGAGTCTCCCACGATATTGCATCTGAAAATGAAACTACCATGTCCTCTAATTCATTTGGTCATAGTTTAGAGGAAAATGTCAATAGGTCTCCAAGTAGTGGCTGTGGTATTCCCTGGAATTGGTCAAGAATTCATGAAAGAGGAAAAACATTTCTATCTTGTGGCTTGTCCGATTCAAAATCTAAGAAAAGTGGTCCTGCTGCTGACTGGATGCATGATTATTCAGGCGAATTAGGTCTTTTTGCTGATAATCTATTGAAGAGTGATGAAAGTGTATACGAAACTAGAAGACACCAGAATCTAACTCAGAAATACACCCCAAGAACTTTCAGAGATCTCATTGGTCAGAATTTAGCTGTTCAAGCTCTTTCAAACGCTGTAGCTAAACAGAAGGTTGGATTTCTGTATGTATTCTACGGGCCTCGAGGTACAGGAAAATCGTCTAGTGCGCGTATATTTGCTCGAGCTTTAAACTGCTCGTCTGTGGACAGAACTAAACCATGCAGCATTTGTGATCCGTGTGTTGCATATGATTCGGGAAAGAGCCAAAATATTAGGGAAGTTGGTCCAGTTAGTAATTTTGACTTTGAAAGTATTATGGATGATGTTTCACATCTGCAAGTGTTCATTTTCGATAATTGTGATACTCTGTCTACTAATTACTGGAGTGCAATATCAAAGGTTATTGATAGAGCACCGAGAAAAATGGTGTTTATCCTTGTATGTTCGAGTCTTGATGTTTTACCTAATGTAACTGTATCTAGGTGCCAGAAGTATTTTTTTCCGAAGCTGAAGGATACAGATATTATGTATGCTCTACAGCGAATATCATATAAAGAGCATCTAGATATTGATAAGGATGCATTGAAGCTAATTGCGTCGAGATCAGATGGATCGTTAAGGGATGCTAAAATGACTCTTGAGCAGTTGAGTTTGGTTGGGATGAAGATCTCGGTTCCTCTAGTGCAGCAGCTG GTTGGACTTATCTCGGATGAGAAGTTAGTAGATCTACTTGATTTAGCATTGTCTGCTGACACTACAAACACTGTCAAAACTTTGAGGGAGATTATGGAATCTGGTGGTGAACCATTGGCTTTTATGTCACAACTTGCTACAGTAATAACTGATATTTTGGCTGGCAGTCATGATTTCATAAAAGAAAAGCCTGGAAGAAGATTCTTTCGCCATCAAACCT tATCAAAGGATGACATGGAAACACTCTGTCAAGCTCTGAAAACATTATCCGAAGCAGAAAAGCAATTGAGGGTATCAAATGACAGACTAACATGGCTGACTGCTGCACTTCTCCAACTTGCTCCGGATCAACAGTATATGCTTCCGCCTAGTTCTTCTGCAGACGCAAGTTTTCGTCATATGTCTGAGAAAGAGAGACCAAGAAAGAGTGATGTGGAGAGGAGGAGATTGTCAACAAAAAATCTTGGCACGGAATCTTTGCGATCACCAAATCctaatgaaatttattataataccAGGATCAAAGACAATAATGGTTCATATGGAAGACGACATTCTGTTTCTGAGGTGGCTGCTCAAAGGGTAAACCATAGACAGTTATCTGATACATTGAATGAAGAAATTTGGCTGAAGGTGATAGATAAGATTCAAATAAATAGCATAAAAGAGTTCATGCATCAAGAAGGAAAACTGGTGTCTCTCAGCTTTGATTCAG TCCCCACAGCTCAACTGATGTTCAGTTCTCAGCATACAAAATCCAAAGCAGAGATGTACAGATCCTACATTTTGCAAGCTTTTGAATCTATTTTCGACTCTCAAGTCCTTTTACAAATCGTTAGTCCGTTACCAAAAGAATCGGGAGATATGACCAACACACCTATCGTCTTACCATACTCTAAGAATGCTTCATCTCTTCTAAACACAACCGGAGGACCACAACACGATAACTCAAAGGAAATCACTAGATGTAATTCAAAAGGCAAAAGAAGTATGAAAGGAAGGGATGGTTCAATTCGAGTGCGTCGATCATCTGGATCCGGTTCATTTGAAAAGAATAGGGATAACaatgagattgttgaaatagcTTCTCGAATTAAAGAACATATTAGTTTTACGAGTAATGCAGAAGATATAAATGAACAAAATCAAAGCCAGAGCATTGTTGGAAGCAAGATGTCACTAGCAGATGTACTTCAGCAGGTTGAAGGATCGAGAGGAAGACGAATTAATGGTTGGTCAAAAAGGAAAGCGGATTCTATCGCTGTGAGGCTAGAACAACAGAATCT GGAACTAGAACCAAGATCTAGAAACTTCCTTTGCTTGAAGGAATCTACTGTGGTAACTCGTCGAAAG TTTTCAAGGTGCAAGATAAGAACAAAGAAACACAGGCAAACATTGATGAAATTTGTGTCATGTGGAGAGTGCTACAACGATAATTCCTCAAGGTAA